The Streptomyces kanamyceticus DNA segment ACCGGCCCGCTGTTCCCCGAAGGCGCCCGCCCCCAGGCCCCTGCCCAAGGAGCGCAGCCTGACGATCGCCACCGGCACCTTGAGCGCCGAGTACGTGGCACCGCTCCAAATGGCCGTGGACAAGGGCGAGTTCAAGAAGGAGGGCCTCAACGTCCACCTGAAGGTCCTGCCCACCCCCGACGCCCTCCCCCTGCTCGCCAAGGGCGACATCGACGCCCAGTGGGCGGCCCCCGAGGCCGCCGTGATGAACGGCATCACCAGCGGCTTCGACATCAAGTGGACCGCGGGGAACTTCTCGCCCGCCGCCGCCTCCAAGAGCGGCCTGTGGGTGAAGCTGAGGAAGAACGAGACGGCGGCCCACGTGCCGATGGCGGGCCGCAAGCTCGGCACGCTGATCGGCAAGGGCTCCGTCATCGCGTACCCCATGGACAAGACCCTGAAGAAGCACGGCGGCGGCCTCGACGAGGTTCAGTTCCAGCAGCTCGGCTCCGCGGACGTCCTCACGGCCCTGCAGAACGGCGGCACCGACTCGGCCTGGCTGCTCGACCCGGTGTGGCGCAAGGTCGACGGCGACAAGCAGTACGCGTTCCTGGGCGGCCAGCCCCGGGGCGAGCCCCTGGGCGGACTGCTCTTCGGCCCGAACCTGCTGACCAAGGACCCGGACGCGGGCGTCGCGTTGCTGCGCGCCTACATCAGGACGGTCAACACGTACTTCGCGGGCGACTACAAGCGGGACCCCGCCTTCGTCGGCGAGCTGGCGAAGCTCCTGAAGACGGACGAGGCGGTCCTGAAGTCGACCCCGTCGCTCCACATGGACTGGGAGATCCGCGCGGGCACCACGGACCGCCTCCAGGACGCGTACCGCGCGGCGGGCGTCTCGGAGGGCGCCAAGATCCCCGAGACGAAGGTGGTGAACCGCAAGCTGTACGCGGAGGCGGTGGGCCACAAATGACGAGCCCCACGTGACAGGCCCCGCGTGACAGGCCACAGATAGCGGGCCGGAAATGAATCGAGGGCCGGAAGCCAATTGGCTTCCGGCCCTCGACCGTCAGTAGCGGGGACAGGATTTGAACCTGCGACCTCTGGGTTATGAGCCCAGCGAGCTACCGAGCTGCTCCACCCCGCGTCGGTAAACCCAACTCTACGTCAGGCCCCCGACCAGCGCAAATCCGTTCCCATTCGCCCCGCCCGCCCGCGAGTCGCCGCCCCCGAGTCACCGTCCGCGCGTCACGCGGTCAGCTCCTGGTGGAGCGCCTCCTTGAGCCGGGCGGCCCGCTCCGCGACCTCCGCGGGCCCGAGCTCGACGGCGCGCGAGGCCCACCGCTGTCCCTGCGCCAGCTGCCCGCGCCGGGCGTACAGGAGGGCGAGCCTGAGCGCCGCCCGTCCGTGCCCCGCGTCCGCGGCCCGCGTCCACCAGAGCGCGGCCTCCGGCTCGCTGCCCTCCCTGGCGAGCAGCAGCCCGAGGTTGAACGCGCCGTTCCGGCTCCCGGCCTCCGCCGCGAGCCGGTACCACCGCGCGGCCTCGACGACATCGCCACGCCCCGCGGCCAGCATCCCGACCCGGACCTGGGCGCGCCGGTGCCCCAGCTCGGCGGCCCGCTCGTACCACTCCTCGCACTCGGTCTTCTCCGCCGCGGGCTCGCCGAGGACCGGCGGCCCGACGGACGGGCTCCGCGCGTCGAGCACGGTGCCGAGCCGGTACGCCGCCTCCGCGCTGCCGCCGCCCGCCGCGCACCGCAGATGCCGCTCGGCGTCCTGCTCGTCGCCCTCGCGCAGCCGCGCCGTGCCCACCTGGAGCGCGGCGTCGGTGTGCCCGGCCGCCGCCGCGCGCTCGTACCAGCGCAGGGCGGCCGCCTCGTCGTCCCTGCTCGCGTAGAGGATCCCGAGGTTGAACGCGGCGTCGACGCTGCCCGCCTCGGCCGCCTTGGAGAACCACGGCTCGGCCCCGGCGGCGTCGCCGTGCTGCAGCAGCAGCACGGCGAGCGCGTTGGCGGCCTCGCGGTGCCCGGCGTACGCGGCTCGGCGGTACCACTGGTCGGCCTGCGCGGTGCGCCCCTGCTCGGCGCAGAGCAGGCCGAGGTTGTACGCGCCGTTCACGTCGCCCGCGTCCATCGCCGCGCGGTACCACCGCTCGGCGGTCTGGGTCTCGCCCCGCTCCGCGTGGAGCGCGCCGAGCGCGTTCGCCGCGTTCCCGTCGCCGTCCTGCGCGGCCTTGAGCCACCACACGGCGGCGCTCTCCTCGTCGCCCGCGTCCCGCAGCAGGAAGCCGAGCGCGCAGGCCGCCCTGGACTCCCCGTCCTTGGCGGAGTTCAGGTACCAGCGCCCGGCCTCCTTGAGGTCGCCGCGCTGCTCCAGGATCGCGCCGAGGTGCAGTGCGGCCCGTCGGTGGCCGCGCGCGGCCGCCTGGCGGTACCACTGCTCGGCCTCGTCGGCGGGCGACGGCGCGCCGTCCCCGGCCCGGCCCGCCTGTCCGGCCCGCCCTGCCTGCCTCGCCTGTCCGGACCGCCCGCCGCGCTCGGCGCCCCGCTCGCCGCGCTCGGCGCCTTCCGCGTCGGCACGCCGGTCCAGCGCGCGCGCGAGCCGGTAGGCGGCCTCACGGTGCCCCCGCTCGGCGGCGGTCCGCATCCAGCGCTCGGCCCCGACGTCACCGCGGTGCTCCAGGAGATCGGCGAGCGCGTACGCCCCCAGGGTGTGGCCCTGCTCGGCGGACTGCCGCAGCCAGTACTC contains these protein-coding regions:
- a CDS encoding ABC transporter substrate-binding protein, which gives rise to MRTRTTALTLLTAGSLLAATGCAKEDDAAPSTPAKPRTVTSVSGCGKGSWTDPADLDPDRAPARCSPKAPAPRPLPKERSLTIATGTLSAEYVAPLQMAVDKGEFKKEGLNVHLKVLPTPDALPLLAKGDIDAQWAAPEAAVMNGITSGFDIKWTAGNFSPAAASKSGLWVKLRKNETAAHVPMAGRKLGTLIGKGSVIAYPMDKTLKKHGGGLDEVQFQQLGSADVLTALQNGGTDSAWLLDPVWRKVDGDKQYAFLGGQPRGEPLGGLLFGPNLLTKDPDAGVALLRAYIRTVNTYFAGDYKRDPAFVGELAKLLKTDEAVLKSTPSLHMDWEIRAGTTDRLQDAYRAAGVSEGAKIPETKVVNRKLYAEAVGHK
- a CDS encoding tetratricopeptide repeat protein produces the protein MDVMGDKATLLETGRFAQPADREDPGAAAEEMRHRLAAEAGDVDAMSVLGSLLLRRGDLDGAESMLRAATAEGDRAAANNLGVLLHQRGYAEEAAGWWRVAAVAGSAAAAHALGRHHRERGDEPAAEYWLRQSAEQGHTLGAYALADLLEHRGDVGAERWMRTAAERGHREAAYRLARALDRRADAEGAERGERGAERGGRSGQARQAGRAGQAGRAGDGAPSPADEAEQWYRQAAARGHRRAALHLGAILEQRGDLKEAGRWYLNSAKDGESRAACALGFLLRDAGDEESAAVWWLKAAQDGDGNAANALGALHAERGETQTAERWYRAAMDAGDVNGAYNLGLLCAEQGRTAQADQWYRRAAYAGHREAANALAVLLLQHGDAAGAEPWFSKAAEAGSVDAAFNLGILYASRDDEAAALRWYERAAAAGHTDAALQVGTARLREGDEQDAERHLRCAAGGGSAEAAYRLGTVLDARSPSVGPPVLGEPAAEKTECEEWYERAAELGHRRAQVRVGMLAAGRGDVVEAARWYRLAAEAGSRNGAFNLGLLLAREGSEPEAALWWTRAADAGHGRAALRLALLYARRGQLAQGQRWASRAVELGPAEVAERAARLKEALHQELTA